Part of the Salinimonas lutimaris genome, TGCGGAGTTTCCACGGTAACGGTTTGAATGTTGCGTGGTTGAAAACCACTTTGGCTGACATCCACGGTCTGATTGCTGATAACCGGAAAGCGGGTAAGTACGGCATTGCCGTACCAGCCGGTGTCCTCGGTCAGTGCCGGTGATGGCACCAGTGTATAAATATTGCCTACACAGATATCCCTGATATCCTGCGTCACCGAGCGTTCGGCAGGACGGGTATCCATTTCCTGTAACAGAACAATATCTGCGTTACGCTCGGCCAGAAAATTGCCAATTCTGCGGTAGTCGTGTTTTTTATCCCGTCCTACGCCACTGTGTATGTTGTAGCTAATTATGCGACACATTCGTTAGATTTCGCCTTGTCTTTTTGTTTGCGTTCCTGATACCAGCGGGCAAACTTCTGAGATCCCCAGATCATTAATCCCCACAGAATAATTCCTCCGACCAGATAACTGATCGTCTCTGGCGATGGATTACGGAAAATATGCGTCAGGGAGTCTCCCACAAGACCTTTTGCGATCATTGGCGGGAACATCCCCAAGAACGTACCGGCCAGAAATTGAAACAGACCAATAGAAGAAATGCCGGCCACCAGATTTACCAGACTAAACGGTGCAATGGGGAGCATACGAATAGCAGCCACACCGACCACGCCACTTTGCTTCAGTTTCTGATCAACTGCATCAACTTTGGGTCCGCCAATCTTTTTCAGGCCAGCATTGCCCAGTACTTTGCCGACTCCAAACATGGAGGCTGAACTGAGTAATGCACCTAATATGCCATAAATAGGGCCCCAAATCGGCCCGAATACCGCTGCCACAGCAATAGATAACACTGTGACCGGGAAAAAGAGCAGGCCGCCAATAAGATACACCAGCAGCACAGTAGGCAGGGCAAAGTAGGTGCCGCGACTTTCTTCTAAAAAGGCATTGATACTGTCTGAACTTAACCATTCTATTGACTGGCTGGCCCAGTACATCAGTCCACCCAGAATGGCGACAAACAAGACACCCAGACCAATCATTATGGTGCGACGACGGGGGTTTTTCACCGGCATAGCGGTACCGTCGAGCGTTGGCATAGCAATCAGTGGCTCTTCTGGATCGGAGAATGAGCGATACAGGTTGTCGGCAGGTTGATCGGTAAAAATCTCATCATTAACCTGCGTCAGAATATAGCCGTGAGCCATCTGGCCTTCAATCACGGCCCGGGCCGGATTGGCTTCCTGCATCAGCTTAGCGGTAGTGGGCAGATCCCGTCCGGTATGCTCGGCCAGCAGATCATCCCTGACTTTTTCAATTTGGCGCTGGTTATACTCGTTGTTACCAAAATAAACCGTATCAATTTCGGTATCCAGGGTCATTGAGCGATTACTCAGGTTCGACGAACCGATCACCAGATATTTGTTATCAATCGCCGTCACTTTGGAGTGAATACGCTTGTAGGCTGTACGGCCCTGTTCATCAGTGATTGATGAGTAGGTCATGATTACACGGTCTTCATCAATACCATTACACAAAATCTTTTTAAATTCGATTCGACTGGCCCAGAACGCTTCACATTCAAAGCGGCCTTTGGGTTCATACGAGCTGACGATGATGACGTGAAGGTCCGGGCAGACTTTCAAACGACGGTTTAAGGCTTCGGCGATCTCCTGACGGCTGGTGAACTGATTCTCTATATAAATAACCCGCTCTGCCTGATCAATCAGATCCAGTAGCATGTGACGAACTTCCTGTACCGGCTCAACTTCATCCATAAAAGGAATGGTACGGGACAGCGCGCAGGTTACATTTTCAAACCAGGGGTCAAAGCCGTCCGGCCAGGCAGCAGGCAGTCCATCATCCAGACCTGTTTTGGCGTCTTCACGCATATCGATAGGCTGCGATTCAGCGACCCGCAGCCAGCGCCAGCGAACCAGTTCTCCGAATTCTTTTACCAGTGGGCCGGAATACACGGCCTGCACATCATGCAGCGGACCATATTCACCATCGGGACCATCGCGCTCAGCAGAAATAACCGGGTGGTCGCGAGTGTCCCAGCGATTTGTCGAGACATCCATGCCACCAGAGAATACAACCTCATCATCAATAATAATAATTTTCTGGTGCTGACTGCCGCCCATCGGAATGGAGTCATCCAGCACGGTTTCGACATTATCCGGGGTTTTTTCATCCCAAACTTCTTTGGCCCACATCTCGCGTTGCGCAAAAAAGGCCAGCGAAGAATCCCAGCGCAATAAATATACTTTCAGATCCGGATTTTGTTCGGCTTTCCAAGCCAGCAAATCGCTGACAACCGACGGCGCTTCAGAGCGCTTCTCATCTTCACCACGAATCAGCCGGATTCGGCTGTCGATATCCCAGCCTACAATGAAAATTGAATGTTTGGCTTTTACAATAGATGAGTGCAATGCCTTGTAATAGTTGGCGCAGTCGATCAGCGGGGTCGCGTAGGTGGCAGTATTACTGACCCAGCAGTTTTCTCCCTGTTTAAAGATCGAATCCGAATTGTCCATACTTCCTCCTGCGTTATTACGTAATGGCACTATATGCGCTTTGGAGTTGCATGATTTATTCCAGTCTATGGCGGGAATGGTTTTTCTATAAGTATCTGAATTGTATGGTTTATTTTTTATGAGGAAAAAGGGGGAATTATCGCAGAGGGTGAAAATGATAGATAACCTGTAGATTTTACCTGCAGTACACAGTGCACTGCAGGTCAGACTCATCAGAAACGGTATTCAACCCCAAGGCTGGCTTGTTTCAGGTCTGTATCAAAGTCGGTATCGCTCAGGTTTTCGCTAAGCTCGTCCGCATCTAGATCAGCGTCGTAAATCGTGTACTCCGCATTTACGCTGAAGTTGGGAGTGATGGCATAGTTGATACCGGCCCCGATAAACAGGCTTTCATCATCATAACTGCCACCCAAGCCTTGTACATCGTAATCAGACTCCCACCATAACTGACCGCCTTTCACAAATAAGGCAATGTTTTCAGTTACCGGCAGCATGCCTTTCACCGCGGCGGTGTAACCATCGGTGTCAGCACGGGACAGGCCAGTGCCATAGTCACCAAAATCAATGTAGCTGCCTTCAACCGCAAAATAGCGACTGAAACGATAACCTACCAGGCCTTGCCACATATCGTTATCGTCATCAAAGTCATCCTGACCATCCACTTTGAGGTAGCCATAATTACCGCCGACATAAAACCCTTCATGATCCTGAATAGTGTTATTGGTGACCTGCGCATAGGCCGCAGAACTGGCCATGACCGTCAGTGATAAACCTGTTAGCAGTTTTAGTGATGTGTTCATAATATGTCCTCGTAAATTAAATAGTGCGTGTTAGCTAATTATTAATAACTTCGACATTTAATTATCAATCTTCGTGCCTCCAGAAATATTTAATTTTTATATGTCGAATAGTTTGTTTTTTAAGATGAGTTGCTGCAATACGGAGTGTTGATTTAAAATTAATCAAAATAAAGAAGAATTATTTGCAGCATGTTGTAAGCGTTTCATTACTAAGTCAGAGGTTAATCAACACGATTTAATATAAGGTCCTGCTAATAAGGCATTTTTTACTAAATTTGTATATTTTTATAACGCCTGTTCAAATTTTGTGTTGTTTTTATCCGCTTGTAAAATTTTCTATATTTAATAAGTTTATGAAAATTGAGTAAAATTTAAAAAGTTCCCGCTATCTGTCGATAAATGTTGGTTTTTTGACTTTTCAATAATTAAAATGCGCGCCGAATTGCGAACAAAATAAAAACAAAAAATCAATTCAGACTGACTGGTTTTTAACCAGGTTCCAGCCTATAAAAATAAACTCTTTAGGAATTGACGATGAAAAAACTTGCAACCGCGGTCCAGCTTGCGCTGGCCGGTAGTGCTGCTCTGACTTCAGGCAACGTACTTGCACAGGACACCAATGCCGACAGTGCGAATGTTGAAAAAATCCAGGTAACCGGCTCACGTATTTCCCGTCAGGGGGCCATCGCGCCTTCTCCGGTCACCGCCATTTCCGGTGAATCATTAATGAACACCGGCGCCATGAATATCGGTGAGGTGCTAAATGAACTGCCAGCACTGGCCAACACCTATTCACTCAGTAATTCAAGCCAGTTTATCGGTACCGCCGGCCTGAATATTCTTGACCTGCGTGGTATGGGAACTGACCGCACACTGGTGCTGGTCGACGGTAAACGTCACGTATCTTCTTCTGCCGGTACCGCTTCGGTAGATACCAACACCATTCCTACCTCGTGGATTGAGCGGGTGGAAATTGTTACCGGCGGTGCATCAGCGGTTTATGGTGCTGATGCGGTAACCGGTGTGGTTAACTTTATTCTGAAAAAGAATATTGAAGGGCTGGATATGAGCGCGACCACAGGGTTTGCGCAGGAGAACGGCTACAAAAACGATAAATATCAGGCGTCGTACGGTTTTAATTTTGACAATGACCGCGGCAATATTGCGTTTGCTGCAGAGTATAGTTCTCAGGAAGCCCTGGAAGCCCTGGACAACCCATGGACAGCCACGCCATACCGCAACATGAGCTTTGAAAGTGTGATGGGGTACGAGCGTAGCGCAGAGCAGCTAAACTCTCCGGCTTATCCAGATAATATCTACACCGCCAATGCCGGCTATTATTCACTTAATAATGCTGGTGTGTTTGACGGAAACTCACAGTCTTTTAATGCCGACGGTTCACGTCACGAAATTTACACTGGTGAGGTTGTAGACGGACCTTTCTGTGCAGACTGCGACTCATTCAATCTGCGTCAGTTTACCCAGCTACAGCCAGAATTTGATCGCACCAACCTGAATGTTAAAGGTAACTACGCGATCAACAACGACACCACCGTGTACGCTCAGGCAAAATATGCCCGTACCCGCGCAGTTACTGTTGGTCAGCCGGCATTCTTCTATGGCGATCCTGAAACAACCATCAAGCGTGACAACCCGTACATGGACGATAGCGTTGCTGCTTATATGGATGCCAATGATCTGGATACCATCAACTTAAACCGGATGATGACTGACCTGGGGCGTCGTACCGAAGCGGATGAACGTGAAACCTACCGCTATGTAATGGGTATTGAAGGTGTATTTGCGGATGTATGGGAATATGAAGCGTTCCTTAACTACGGCAAAACAGAGTTGGAGCGCGCTAACCGCAATAACCTGAACCTGGTGAATTTTGAAAACGCACTGGATGCCGTACGTGATGAAGACGGCAACATTGTTTGTGCTATTGGCAGTGAAAGCGGTTGTGCGCCACTGAATATCATGGGCTTTGGCCAGCCTTCTGCTGACGCTATCAATTACGTTAATGTAACTTCAGTGGGTACCAGCAAAATTGAGCAATACAACGCAGGTGCAACCGTTTCCAACGCTGGCATTTATGAATTGCCCGCCGGTTACATAGGCTTTGCCGCAGGTGTGGAATACCGCAAAGAAAAAAGCGAAATCGATGAGCCGGAAAATGCTGAAAATACCTTTTTCAACGCGCTGGGCGAAGACAAAGG contains:
- a CDS encoding VTT domain-containing protein, which encodes MDNSDSIFKQGENCWVSNTATYATPLIDCANYYKALHSSIVKAKHSIFIVGWDIDSRIRLIRGEDEKRSEAPSVVSDLLAWKAEQNPDLKVYLLRWDSSLAFFAQREMWAKEVWDEKTPDNVETVLDDSIPMGGSQHQKIIIIDDEVVFSGGMDVSTNRWDTRDHPVISAERDGPDGEYGPLHDVQAVYSGPLVKEFGELVRWRWLRVAESQPIDMREDAKTGLDDGLPAAWPDGFDPWFENVTCALSRTIPFMDEVEPVQEVRHMLLDLIDQAERVIYIENQFTSRQEIAEALNRRLKVCPDLHVIIVSSYEPKGRFECEAFWASRIEFKKILCNGIDEDRVIMTYSSITDEQGRTAYKRIHSKVTAIDNKYLVIGSSNLSNRSMTLDTEIDTVYFGNNEYNQRQIEKVRDDLLAEHTGRDLPTTAKLMQEANPARAVIEGQMAHGYILTQVNDEIFTDQPADNLYRSFSDPEEPLIAMPTLDGTAMPVKNPRRRTIMIGLGVLFVAILGGLMYWASQSIEWLSSDSINAFLEESRGTYFALPTVLLVYLIGGLLFFPVTVLSIAVAAVFGPIWGPIYGILGALLSSASMFGVGKVLGNAGLKKIGGPKVDAVDQKLKQSGVVGVAAIRMLPIAPFSLVNLVAGISSIGLFQFLAGTFLGMFPPMIAKGLVGDSLTHIFRNPSPETISYLVGGIILWGLMIWGSQKFARWYQERKQKDKAKSNECVA
- a CDS encoding porin family protein, translated to MNTSLKLLTGLSLTVMASSAAYAQVTNNTIQDHEGFYVGGNYGYLKVDGQDDFDDDNDMWQGLVGYRFSRYFAVEGSYIDFGDYGTGLSRADTDGYTAAVKGMLPVTENIALFVKGGQLWWESDYDVQGLGGSYDDESLFIGAGINYAITPNFSVNAEYTIYDADLDADELSENLSDTDFDTDLKQASLGVEYRF
- a CDS encoding TonB-dependent receptor plug domain-containing protein, with translation MKKLATAVQLALAGSAALTSGNVLAQDTNADSANVEKIQVTGSRISRQGAIAPSPVTAISGESLMNTGAMNIGEVLNELPALANTYSLSNSSQFIGTAGLNILDLRGMGTDRTLVLVDGKRHVSSSAGTASVDTNTIPTSWIERVEIVTGGASAVYGADAVTGVVNFILKKNIEGLDMSATTGFAQENGYKNDKYQASYGFNFDNDRGNIAFAAEYSSQEALEALDNPWTATPYRNMSFESVMGYERSAEQLNSPAYPDNIYTANAGYYSLNNAGVFDGNSQSFNADGSRHEIYTGEVVDGPFCADCDSFNLRQFTQLQPEFDRTNLNVKGNYAINNDTTVYAQAKYARTRAVTVGQPAFFYGDPETTIKRDNPYMDDSVAAYMDANDLDTINLNRMMTDLGRRTEADERETYRYVMGIEGVFADVWEYEAFLNYGKTELERANRNNLNLVNFENALDAVRDEDGNIVCAIGSESGCAPLNIMGFGQPSADAINYVNVTSVGTSKIEQYNAGATVSNAGIYELPAGYIGFAAGVEYRKEKSEIDEPENAENTFFNALGEDKGEYDVSEVFTEITVPLLADLPGVEMLTFDTAARIANYSSIGNAKSWKLGLDWQVYEDLRVRATKSSALRAPNISELYGEASQTFFRVDDPCRTENLADLANADQRIANCMALGVPSDFNSDYDSATLEGENSGNIDLQAEKSISKTVGLVYTPGWFDGFTATVDYWEIELTDAITTIDGQTILDRCVDSATGINNVYCGLVSRDESTGEITQIRSSALNIAGQEAKGIDFELGYDFDALEGLFRTSLIATYLKDRKEYPFQDSPEDFYQYAGTAGESEWQGVFTVNYSRGDWEASWKTRYLESASLYDNQELARNPNPSNRMTLPSYAVTDVTVGYNFENGLSLTVGVDNLFNRALPVGTTGTDAIDGAYDNIGRFGYVTVAYKM